AGCATACCTCCTATTTGTTTGGAACCGCTCATGTTTTTTCCGGAAGATACCTTGATTCCTTTCCCGGGGTCTCCTCACTAATACATAAAGCGAATGTGTTGGTGGTTGAGCGGGAGCGGGGAAGCGCGGGTAAAACAGATACCAGCAGGAAAAATGCTAAACTAACTCAGACCACTCATGCGCTTGCAGAAAAGAGAGACTTTAGAACGGTATTTTCAAAAACAGACTACGAACTGGTAGATCAATACCTGGCAAAAAACGGGGGGAGTCAGAATATAACGGGACTGGAGGAGTTGAATGGTAATACGTCGATTAATTACCTGTTGGGGATTGTTTGGTATCCCACTATCGAGCAGTATATGATAAAGGGCGAAGAGCATTATTTTATAGATGATACTATTTACAATATAGCGCTCAGTGATCATAAAAAGATACAAGGATTGGAAACTGACGTGACGCTGGAATCTATTATGGACAAGGTAATTAAGTCGCCGGAAGAGCAATTGAAGGCGATGGCAGAAACAATTGTAGATTTTGTTCAGAAAGGGGACAAATTGATGCAGCGCAGACTGTCGGAATACGAAGAGAGGAATATTGAATACAATTTTGAAAAAATAAATGAAAGTCCATTCGAGCGAGAGTTGATGGATGAAAGGAATAAGTTATGGATGGAGCAAATTCCTGCATTGTTGGATAAAGATGCTTGTTTTATAGCGGTAGGTTTGGATCATCTGAAATACAAAAACGGGTTGATCATGAAATTGAGGAAAATGGGATATCGTGTTGAGCCGGTTATACACTCGCCCCAAAAAAAGAAGTAGTATCTGGACCTGGTGAATACTAGCCCTGGATTTGTCTTTAAAAATGAAACGATAGCATCATTTAACAATGAATGAAAAGCGGGTTAGTTCTGTCGTCTTTTTTAATAGCAGCGTTGGTTGGTATACGAAATGACCGGGAGCCATGGATTAAACCTGGCAACAGTTTTTACTCTCTCCGCCAGCCTTTCAGGAATTCTGAAACCGGCATCCGCTTTTTTCCTTCCAGTTGCAGTTCCAGTACCTGGATATGACCATCTGCCGTGGCGAAACGTAAAAATGTTTTTCCATCTGTTTCTACTGTGCCGGGGGGTACAGCGGGTGTTGTCGTTTCTTTCCTGCTTTGGAAGATCTTCAGGATCTTGCCATCCAGGTGAGTGAATGCGCCGGGGTAAGGGGATAAACCCCTGATGAGATTATGAATCGCATCGGTTGACTTGTTCCAATCGATAGTGCAGGTTTCTGTAAATATCTTGGGGGCGTGTTTAATGGATGCGGCATCTTCAGCTGCGAGGCCGGACTGGTCGATTTCGGTTAAGGTACCTGCTGCCAGTTCTTTGATGGTCTGCACCAGCACATTGGCGCCGAGCACTTTCATCCGGTCGTGTATTTCGCCCGCAGTGTCGTTTTCACCTATTGGCAAGGTAGCCCGTAATAGAATATTACCTGTATCGATGGCATGTTGCAGCTTGAATGTAGTAACGCCTGTTTCTTTTTCGCCGTTGATCACCGCCCAGTTAATAGGCGCCGCGCCACGATATTGGGGCAGGAGAGAGCCGTGAACATTGATGGTACCCATAGGAGGCATGTTCCATACGACTTCAGGAAGCATGCGGAAAGCAACGACTACTTGTATGTCGGCCTGCAGGGAGCGAAGTTGTTCGAGGAACTCGGGCGCCCGTAGTTTTTCGGGCTGGAGAACCGTCAATCCTTTTGAAACGGCATATTGTTTAACAGCGCTGGCTGTAAGCTTCATGCCGCGGCCGGCTGGTTTATCGGGGGCTGTAACAACACCTACGATATGGCATCCTGCTTCGACCAACGCGTCTAATGAAGACACCGCAAATTCCGGTGTACCCATAAACACGATCCGTAATTCATTAAAAGGCTTCCTGCTGTTGCTATCGTACTGTTCCATAATTCTCGATCTAAATGTGCTGTTTCAAGCGCAAATGTACTCTCAAAAACAGCATACTCCTTTCTGTCTTGTGCAAATGAAGCCCCAATCGGGCATTTTTGGCTGAATACACCTGTTTTCTCCTCTAAAAACCAGGACAAAATGGTGTTGTTATAGGAGTGGGCGTTCGCTCCTGGTCTTCCGGCCTGTGATTTGTAACAAGAAAACACTACCTTCCCTGCGGATATTCTATCCGGCCGAGGGATAAGGATATCCTTTGTTTTATAAACTAAAGAAAAACTATGCAACAAGTTAAAAAGGGAGATACCGTCAAGGTACATTACCATGGAAAGTTAAATGATGGTTCTACCTTCGATAGCAGTGAGGGACGCGAACCGCTTGAGTTTGAAGTGGGCGCTGGTATGGTGATCAGTGGTTTTGATAATGGTGTGCTTGGTATGACCAAAGGAGAGAAGAAAACAGTGAATATCCCGGTAGATGAGGCTTATGGTCCTAAGCGGGAAGACCTGATCATGGAATTCCCCATCGATCGTTTTCCTCCGGATCTGAAACCCGAAGCAGGTATGGTGTTAAGCATGAGCAACGGTGAAGGTCAGCAACTGCCAGTAGTGGTTACTGAAGTAAGAGAAGACGCTGTTGTACTCGATGCCAACCCTCCGTTAGCAGGAAAAGATCTGATCTTCGATATTGAACTGGTAGAAA
The sequence above is a segment of the Filimonas effusa genome. Coding sequences within it:
- a CDS encoding TraB/GumN family protein, yielding MKAIYVACLVLLNFAAMAQTGKVGTALWKVSGKGQHTSYLFGTAHVFSGRYLDSFPGVSSLIHKANVLVVERERGSAGKTDTSRKNAKLTQTTHALAEKRDFRTVFSKTDYELVDQYLAKNGGSQNITGLEELNGNTSINYLLGIVWYPTIEQYMIKGEEHYFIDDTIYNIALSDHKKIQGLETDVTLESIMDKVIKSPEEQLKAMAETIVDFVQKGDKLMQRRLSEYEERNIEYNFEKINESPFERELMDERNKLWMEQIPALLDKDACFIAVGLDHLKYKNGLIMKLRKMGYRVEPVIHSPQKKK
- the fmt gene encoding methionyl-tRNA formyltransferase is translated as MEQYDSNSRKPFNELRIVFMGTPEFAVSSLDALVEAGCHIVGVVTAPDKPAGRGMKLTASAVKQYAVSKGLTVLQPEKLRAPEFLEQLRSLQADIQVVVAFRMLPEVVWNMPPMGTINVHGSLLPQYRGAAPINWAVINGEKETGVTTFKLQHAIDTGNILLRATLPIGENDTAGEIHDRMKVLGANVLVQTIKELAAGTLTEIDQSGLAAEDAASIKHAPKIFTETCTIDWNKSTDAIHNLIRGLSPYPGAFTHLDGKILKIFQSRKETTTPAVPPGTVETDGKTFLRFATADGHIQVLELQLEGKKRMPVSEFLKGWRRE
- a CDS encoding FKBP-type peptidyl-prolyl cis-trans isomerase, whose product is MQQVKKGDTVKVHYHGKLNDGSTFDSSEGREPLEFEVGAGMVISGFDNGVLGMTKGEKKTVNIPVDEAYGPKREDLIMEFPIDRFPPDLKPEAGMVLSMSNGEGQQLPVVVTEVREDAVVLDANPPLAGKDLIFDIELVEIAGGSSLIITP